The DNA segment GCGTATCGTGGTCGGCGTCCGCGAGTCGTGGTAGCGTGTTGTCGAGAATGCGTAGTCCATGAATTGCGACGGCGTCGGTAAGTGGATTCGCGTGCCTGGAGTACAACATCTCGATTCCGTGGTCCATCCCGTTCATAGCCGAGGCGGTTAGGATGCGTTCCGGCGTGCTCGCGAGGAGCTCCGGATCGTAAAATAGTGCTTGTGGAACGACTTTCGGGTCATAGATTGGTCCTTCACGAACCCCCCCGTCATCATCTGTGGCGGGGTAGTTCACCCCCGCGGCACTGGTTAGTTCGGCACCCGAGTACGTTGTCGGGACCGCGAATACGGGTGGTTTCGGTTCGTCGAGTGTGGGGAACTCAACGGTCCCGTCCGCGCCGACCTGCGCGTGGAAAGACCGCGGCTCGCCGTCTTCTGCAGCGACGACACTCATCGCGCGGGCTACGTCCATACTGCTGCCGCCGCCCAGTGTGAGGAGGCCATCGGCGTCGACTGCCTCCATCCGCTTAACGCCTGCCAGCACGGTGTCGATTGACTTCTCCGGCGTCGTCTCTGCGAAGACGCCCGCGAGACGGTCACCGGCACCTTCGGTGACGGGGTCGATCACAGCGGGCGTCTTACCGACCGTTTTCCCAGTAACGACCAGTGCCCGCTCGACGTCCGCACGAGCGAGCACGGTCTCGATACTTTCGACACAGCCAGCACCGTACCGGACAGTACTCGGTCCGTACGCGTACTCGAACTCTTTGGGTACATTAATCTCAAGAGGCGTCGTCATGTACACGAGAGAACGGGTAGGAAGTATTTATATACTGCCACGGGCCGCGACGTCGAACTACTCGGGAAAGAAGTTC comes from the Haloarchaeobius salinus genome and includes:
- a CDS encoding iron-containing alcohol dehydrogenase family protein; the encoded protein is MTTPLEINVPKEFEYAYGPSTVRYGAGCVESIETVLARADVERALVVTGKTVGKTPAVIDPVTEGAGDRLAGVFAETTPEKSIDTVLAGVKRMEAVDADGLLTLGGGSSMDVARAMSVVAAEDGEPRSFHAQVGADGTVEFPTLDEPKPPVFAVPTTYSGAELTSAAGVNYPATDDDGGVREGPIYDPKVVPQALFYDPELLASTPERILTASAMNGMDHGIEMLYSRHANPLTDAVAIHGLRILDNTLPRLADADHDTLGAAAVGVYLTSYGLIDPVANANKYNIIHAFGHIISRRYPIQQGAVHGIVAPHVLRHLFTRDIVEVTPLARAFGVTDATNPAAAVVERVRAIRDALDLPDGLKPVEGVERAALPEIANAITQDVGLQNGPTGFEPTTADVVKILEAAW